CGTGAACTACGATATCCACTCTCTCCTCTATGATCTTCGAGATTGCCTCGCTAAACGCCTCATAGATGTCAAGCTCGCGTTCATATATGCTGTACTGGCGGTACCCTAGGTGCGTATCGGCAAGATGAGCTACAATGACACTCTGCAAGCTACTCACCTCTTCATCGTAAGCTCCTCTATAAGATCCAAGACCGGGTCCTGACTGTGCTCCTGGTGCATTTCTCTGGCAGTAAGCCACTCTCCAACCACGTCAGGATCGGTGCCACCCTTCCTACCCTCATAGAGGTCTATGCGTACAAGAGTCGGCATCCTAACCATTGGGCCTAGCACTATAGCCTCGCCGGTATTGAGGCTCGGCAGTTGCTCCAGGAGGTCGTCGCTAAGAGTCTCGGTTGCCATCTGGACGTATCTCTGGTCGCTGGGCTCGACTATCCGGAGGATTATCTTGTTGTTAGCTTGGCTTAGTATATCCGGATCGAGGTTCTTTGGTCTCTGGCTAACAAGGCAGAGGCCGACTCCGAACTTTCTACCCTCTCTCGCTATCCTGGCCAACCAGTACTTAGATAGAGTGTCCTCATCCTTAGGCGCTAGTATGTGAGCCTCTTCGACGACAATGAATATCGGATATGGTAGGCCGTTCCCCGTGACGCGGTGCGCCTTTCTAGCCTGGAGTATCCGTCGCAGCATATGGCTGGCTATAACGTCGGCTGCGTCCTCGTCTACCCTGCTAAGGTCTAGGACGTTAGCGAAACCCGGCCTAAGCCTAGACAGCATATCGCCGGCTTCCTCATCGAGAATGTCGCGATACCTCTCTATGAGACCCTCTATCTTGTTGAGGACAGCTGCGAGTGCCTTAGGCTCTTCTTTGCCTCTTAGTTGCTCGACAGCCCTGCGAAGTGCATCCAAGAAAGCCTCGTTAGACTCACGTGCTCTCGCGTACGCCTTGCGGAGGATGCGCTCCTGGTGATAATACCTAGACTCTATCCCCAAGAGTATCATGAGCTCGGCTATGTTGAGGTGGCGTGGATTCAACCTAGGCTCTATGACGTTGACTCGCCCACCTCCAATATCACTCTCGACATATTCACCGTGGAAGTCTAGTATGAGTACTGTACCGCCCATGCGCACTATACGATCAGTTATCACGGCGACAGTGTTACTCTTGCCGGCGCCCGTCACAGCCAGTATAGCAAGGTGTCTAGTAACCATCTTGTTAACATCCACATAGACGGGCACGTCGGGTCGTGCCGCGAGAACGCCGAGACGTATGTATCCTCTGCTGCCAGGTCCGAATATCCTCTCTAGTAGCTCGCGTGGCGCGGGGTAAACTGGGGCGCCAGGAGGCGGAGGTATCCTGGGATTCCTAAACTCCGGGTCATTAACATCGCCGACTATCCTTACTCTCGCTTCGAAGAAAGTATCGCCGTTAAGTCTTAGCTCGTTTAGGCGTTGAATAAAGCTAGGCTCCTTAACAGAGTGTGTAGTGGCAAGCATCACACTCTTTGCTCCAATGTTCTCAACGAACCCCAGCAGTTCTATCCCGGTAGACCGTATGACAACATAATCTCCGAGCTTTGGGGGCTCCGAGGAGACAAATGTAGCCCTCACTGGGGTTGCGCCATCGAGCACATAGCCAAGGGGTCGCTCCTCCACAGCACCCTCCATGCTCTATAGTCAGCCTCCCCGCTACACCCAGCAAGTACTGTTACGAGCCGGTAATCCCGTTTAAAGATGGATACTAGCTCTGCGCGGAAGCCTTGCTGTAGATACTACTTGGAGGTGCTATCATAACAGCCGCGTATACAAGGTCGCTCTGGAGTCTGACAACCTTCACAAGTATGAGGAAGTCCGGGTTTTTAAGCCTTACTGGCCTATCCACAATATCCCCTATCTCTCGTTGCGCCTCCAGTCTTCCAACTTCGCCGCCGCTACGCCTCATCAGTCTGCCTTCAACCTTCACGGCGAAATACGCGTCCTGTGGTATGCGTCTAGGATAAAGCCTCTTCACCACCTCGAGCACATCCTCTATATATGGGCTTGTCACCTCATCAACCGGAATGACGCGCAGTATCGGCGAGTCTGGCGGTAGTTTGTGTTTAAGGGTCTCCACGGCAGCGTATGGGTCTGGAACCTTCGCCAAAATAATGGATTGTCTAGTATAGTATACACGTAGTCCAGGTATATACGCCTGGAGGTATCTAAGGGCTTCCATGTATCCACTCCTGCCGGGCGTATGCGCCACTATCAAGTTGAACAATTTCACAATTCACGACCTCCAAATGGCCCTAGCGCGTTTCACTGGTGCATAACCTATTCTCTCAGCTTTGCATACATGGATGTATCCCCTAGGAGAGTGGCGTGAGCAGAACGGTATACACGCTAGGGACTTCAAGACGAAGTCTTGCCGAACTCCTCTCGATACTAAGGAGGCTCGAAGCCGACGCAGTAGTAGACCTTAGGCGCTTCCCGCGTAGCAGGCGGTACCCCTGGTTCAACAAGGAGGTGTTGATTAGAGTGTTGTATGAGCGTGGTATACGCTACTATTGGCTCGGGTGGCTGCTAGGCGGTAAAACAGTGGGAGATTACACAAAGTACATGTGTACTCGCGAGTATAAAGCGGGTATCAAGCTGCTTCTAGAGATACTAGATGTTTCAAAGAATCCCGTTCTGCTATGCGCTGAGATGGAGTGGTGGAGGTGTCATAGGAGATTCGTAGCAGAGAGCCTGCATCGGCGCGGTTACCGTGTGGTACACGTACTGTCCCATGGATTTACTGAAGAGCATGTCGGTATAGAAGAGAGTGTTGAGTGCTACTAGCTTGGCTAGATGTTGCGTAGTATCGACTCGTCGTATTTGACTGGGTAGGCTGTACCATAGCCTACGAAGATTACCTTATCCGGCGATAGTGCTTTGATGACCTCGGCGCGGTTTGTAGCCACCACTAGTGTGATACCCGCGTTGCGCGCTAGTTGTGCTAGCTTCCTAGCTACACGCTGTGCAGTCAACGCGTCAAGGTGTGCAGCGAACTCATCTATCACAAGGAGGTTGGGTTTTGATGCCAGCAGGCTGGCAAGCTTGGCACGCTCCTTCTGACCTGTTGACAGCTCGGCGAATCTAGCTCGATAAAATATGGCGTCCGAGAGGCCAACGGCGTTTAAGATCTCGACGGCGAGGGCGGGATCGCCAGTCTTCCTAGTTATGTGCTCGAGTAGCGTCTCGTTGCCGAATTCTGGTTCATGCTCGCCGGGCAGTAGGTACTCTATTCTCGTGTTGCTCGGTACCTCGACTTTACCCTCGTTAGGCTTGTAATCGGGGTGGTCTATGCCCGCGGCGGCCCCAATTATCATTCGTAGTAGTGTTGTCTTCCCGGCGCCAGATGCGCCTATGACTACAACGACCTCTCCAGGGTTTATCTCGATGTTGACGTCGCGTAGCACGTGTCTCTCTACTACGCGTCTTTCAACGCCAAAGGCTTTCAGTATCTCTTGCAGTTCTGGCGGCAGGCGAGACAAGTCTAGCTCACTACGGTAAAGTTTAGTCACTTTAACCAGTCTAACTGGCGCTTCTAGCGGCTCAACACGGCCATACCTGGGCCTATAGAGTCTACCTCCATGTCTCCTTGCGTAAGGATCAGTACGTAGGAACCATTCTATTCTCTTTCTAGCCTCGTCGCTTAGAGGGTACATCAGCACAGGTCTGCCACTAGCAGTGTCCCACATATAGACGAAGCCAGCCTTCTCGAAGAAGGGATTGTAGCGCGCCATCTGTGCTATCGTTTCGACCACGTGCTTTCTCCGTTTCATTTCTGGTACGCGCCTCTCTCGCACCCACTCTAGAGCCATCTTTACGGCCAGCACACCTAGCCCGTCGCCACGATAGTCTGGATGTACCACTACACGCGCTATTCTTGCAGCAGCTGTGTTAGCCCTCTTCAACGCCTCTTCAGCTATCTCCTCGCCTACCGCGGCTCGCGCA
The Pyrolobus fumarii 1A DNA segment above includes these coding regions:
- a CDS encoding ATP-binding protein codes for the protein MEERPLGYVLDGATPVRATFVSSEPPKLGDYVVIRSTGIELLGFVENIGAKSVMLATTHSVKEPSFIQRLNELRLNGDTFFEARVRIVGDVNDPEFRNPRIPPPPGAPVYPAPRELLERIFGPGSRGYIRLGVLAARPDVPVYVDVNKMVTRHLAILAVTGAGKSNTVAVITDRIVRMGGTVLILDFHGEYVESDIGGGRVNVIEPRLNPRHLNIAELMILLGIESRYYHQERILRKAYARARESNEAFLDALRRAVEQLRGKEEPKALAAVLNKIEGLIERYRDILDEEAGDMLSRLRPGFANVLDLSRVDEDAADVIASHMLRRILQARKAHRVTGNGLPYPIFIVVEEAHILAPKDEDTLSKYWLARIAREGRKFGVGLCLVSQRPKNLDPDILSQANNKIILRIVEPSDQRYVQMATETLSDDLLEQLPSLNTGEAIVLGPMVRMPTLVRIDLYEGRKGGTDPDVVGEWLTAREMHQEHSQDPVLDLIEELTMKR
- a CDS encoding THUMP domain-containing protein, whose product is MKLFNLIVAHTPGRSGYMEALRYLQAYIPGLRVYYTRQSIILAKVPDPYAAVETLKHKLPPDSPILRVIPVDEVTSPYIEDVLEVVKRLYPRRIPQDAYFAVKVEGRLMRRSGGEVGRLEAQREIGDIVDRPVRLKNPDFLILVKVVRLQSDLVYAAVMIAPPSSIYSKASAQS
- a CDS encoding DUF488 family protein; the protein is MSRTVYTLGTSRRSLAELLSILRRLEADAVVDLRRFPRSRRYPWFNKEVLIRVLYERGIRYYWLGWLLGGKTVGDYTKYMCTREYKAGIKLLLEILDVSKNPVLLCAEMEWWRCHRRFVAESLHRRGYRVVHVLSHGFTEEHVGIEESVECY
- a CDS encoding GNAT family N-acetyltransferase, with amino-acid sequence MHQDLPILVPFEARVVSAIVPRVGYRWVGGLVVEYNGVKIHLLMPAAVARWLSPGEKVRVRILEEPTRIDGAYIVPRDAYELDRWWDGEWVKVWPPWSKSARLVRYDPLRGEPLYEYHVVAREAITESDYREIVSLEQYHYASKEEIVAIWRCPVCGKFFESNVQPICPEDRVPAKLQEIRGSLPSSRFLVLELVNRRPYEPRIVAYVRIDTPIPLMHRRIIENGVVKVEKFIRERVFPKDWFHPTFWPLAYSKRQAIIARYRELLGFYKSKRLARAAVGEEIAEEALKRANTAAARIARVVVHPDYRGDGLGVLAVKMALEWVRERRVPEMKRRKHVVETIAQMARYNPFFEKAGFVYMWDTASGRPVLMYPLSDEARKRIEWFLRTDPYARRHGGRLYRPRYGRVEPLEAPVRLVKVTKLYRSELDLSRLPPELQEILKAFGVERRVVERHVLRDVNIEINPGEVVVVIGASGAGKTTLLRMIIGAAAGIDHPDYKPNEGKVEVPSNTRIEYLLPGEHEPEFGNETLLEHITRKTGDPALAVEILNAVGLSDAIFYRARFAELSTGQKERAKLASLLASKPNLLVIDEFAAHLDALTAQRVARKLAQLARNAGITLVVATNRAEVIKALSPDKVIFVGYGTAYPVKYDESILRNI